A stretch of the Elephas maximus indicus isolate mEleMax1 chromosome 3, mEleMax1 primary haplotype, whole genome shotgun sequence genome encodes the following:
- the MAP7D1 gene encoding MAP7 domain-containing protein 1 isoform X5, with product MESGPDAEPGLGAPPGMAARTPPEPRPSPEGDPFPPPPPMSALIPDTPPDTPPAMKNPTSPKQLPLEPENPSEQVGCGPVPPQEESPSSEVKSRGPTPPATGLRDARPPRRSSQPSPTAVPTSDSPSTKQDAKKAGERHKLAKERREERAKYLAAKKAVWLEKEEKAKALREKQLQERRRRLEEQRLKAEQRRAALEERQRQKLEKNKERYEAAIQRSVKKTWAEIRQQRWSWAGALHHGSPGHKTNRSLQLSAWESSIVDRLMTPTLSFLARSRSAVTLPRNGRDQGRGSGPGRPPARARARAGLAPGPHPDRTHPSAAVPVCPRSASASPLTPCSAPRSVHRCAPAGERRKPSAGGSPAPARRRPEASPVQKKEKKDKERENEKEKSALARERSLKKRQSLPASLRPRLSAGAASELSPKSKARPSSPSTSWHRPASPCPSSSPGPGHALPPKPPSPRGTTASPKGRIRRKDESKESPSMAEPEDKNQSKGRASDEKESAAPASPAPSPVLSPIPAQPQKEQPTVEAPAGTAVLISPPAPAPPVTPSKPMAGTTDREEATRLLAEKRRQAREQREREEQERRLQAERDKRMREEQLAREAEAQAEQEAEARRREEQEAREKAQAELEEQERLQKQKEEAEARSREEAERQRLEREKHFQREEQERQERKKRLEEIMKRTRKSEAAETKKQDGKETKVNNSSPDPVKTVEAQPLALQKEAVQKEELTPQETQWSLPNKESPGSLVNGLQPLLSHQENGFSPKGPPGDKSLGRTPETLLPFAEAEAFLKKAVVQPPQVTEVL from the exons GTATGGCAGCCAGGACCCCCCCAGAGCCAAGACCTTCTCCAGAAGGCGACCCCTTCCCACCACCGCCACCGATGTCAGCCCTCATCCCCGACACTCCCCCGGATACCCCTCCTGCCATGAAGAACCCTACTAGCCCTAAGCAGCTCCCACTGGAACCAGAGAATCCCTCAGAGCAGGTCGGGTGTGGGCCAGTCCCTCCACAAGAGGAGTCCCCTTCCTCTGAAGTGAAGAGCAGGGGACCCACTCCACCTGCTACAGGCCTGCGAGATGCCAGGCCTCCTCGAAGGAGCAGCCAGCCATCTCCAACAGCAGTGCCAACCTCCGACAGTCCCTCAACCAAGCAAG ATGctaagaaggcaggagagagacACAAGCTGGCAAAGGAGCGGCGAGAAGAGCGGGCCAAGTACCTGG CGGCCAAGAAGGCAGTGTGGCTGGAGAAAGAGGAGAAGGCCAAGGCTCTGCGGgagaagcagctccaggagcGCCGGAGGCGACTGGAGGAGCAGCGGCTTAAAGCCGAGCAGCGCCGAGCGGCCCTGGAGGAGCGGCAGCGGCAGAAGCTTGAGAAAAATAAG GAGCGCTATGAAGCAGCCATCCAGAGGTCAGTGAAGAAGACGTGGGCCGAAATCCGGCAGCAGCGCTGGTCTTGGGCAGGAGCCCTGCACCACGGCTCACCAGGACATAAGACCA ATCGGAGCCTGCAACTGAGCGCATGGGAGAGCAGCATTGTGGACCGTCTGATGACGCCCACTCTCTCCTTCCTGGCACGGAGTCGCAGCGCGGTCACATTGCCCCGCAATGGCCGGGACCAGGGTAGGGGCAGCGGCCCTGGGAGACCCCCCGCGAGGGCAAGGGCAAGGGCCGGCCTTGCACCGGGGCCGCACCCCGACCGCACTCATCCCTCCGCAGCCGTGCCTGTGTGCCCGCGCTCGGCCTCTGCCAGTCCCCTGACACCGTGCAGCGCCCCCCGGAGCGTGCACCGCTGCGCCCCCGCGGGGGAGCGCCGCAAGCCCAGCGCTGGGGGCAGCCCGGCTCCAGCCCGCCGCCGGCCCGAGGCCTCACCG gtgcagaaaaaggaaaagaaggacaaGGAGCGGGAAAACGAGAAGGAGAAAAGCGCGCTGGCAAGGGAGCGCAGCCTCAAGAAGCGCCAGTCGCTGCCTGCCTCGCTGCGCCCACGCCTATCCGCAGGCGCCGCCTCTGAGCTCAG TCCCAAATCCAAGGCTCGGCCATCCTCTCCCTCCACCTCCTGGCACAGGCCTGCCTCTCCTTGCCCCAGCTCCAGCCCAGGGCCAGGCCATGCTCTGCCCCCAAAGCCACCATCCCCCCGAGGAACAACTGCATCACCCAAGGGGCGCATTCGGAGGAAGGATGAGTCAAAGGAGAGCCCCAGCATGGCAGAGCCTGAGGACAAGAAccagagcaagggcagggccaGTGACGAGAAGGAGTCAGCAGCCCCAGCCTCACCAGCACCCTCGCCTGTGCTCTCACCCATACCAGCCCAGCCCCAGAAAGAGCAGCCCACAGTGGAGGCCCCTGCAG GTACTGCTGTCCTGATCtcacccccagcccctgctcccccGGTGACCCCTAGCAAACCCATGGCCGGAACCACAGACCGGGAGGAGGCCACTCGGCTCCTGGCTGAGAAGCGGCGCCAGGCCCGGGAGCAGCGGGAACGCGAGGAGCAGGAGCGGAGGCTGCAGGCAGAACGGGACAA GCGAATGAGAGAAGAGCAGCTGGCGCGGGAGGCCGAGGCCCAGGCTGAGCAGGAGGCCGAGGCCCGCAGGCGGGAGGAGCAGGAGGCCCGAGAGAAGGCTCAGGCCGAGCTAGAGGAGCAGGAGCGGCTGCAGAAGCAG AAAGAGGAGGCCGAAGCTCGGTCCCGGGAAGAAGCGGAGCGGCAGCGATTGGAGCGGGAAAAGCACTTCCAGCGCGAGGAGCAGGAGCGGCAAGAGCGCAAAAAG CGCCTGGAGGAGATCATGAAGAGGACTCGGAAGTCTGAAGCTGCTGAAACCAAG AAGCAGGATGGAAAGGAGACAAAAGTCAACAATTCCAGTCCAG ACCCTGTGAAAACCGTGGAGGCTCAACCCTTAGCACTGCAGAAAGAGGCTGTGCAGAAAGAGGAACTGACCCCCCAGGAAACACAGTGGAG CCTGCCAAACAAGGAGTCACCAGGGTCCCTGGTGAATGGTCTGCAGCCTCTCCTATCGCACCAGGAGAATGGCTTCTCCCCCAAGGGACCCCCAGGGGACAAAAGTCTGGGCCGAACACCAGAGACACTGCTGCCCTTTGCAGAGGCAGAAGCCTTCCTCAAGAAAGCTGTGGTGCAGCCCCCGCAGGTCACAG AAGTCCTTTAG